One Molothrus aeneus isolate 106 chromosome 6, BPBGC_Maene_1.0, whole genome shotgun sequence genomic window carries:
- the F2 gene encoding prothrombin: MAQTKTSILRGLLFSSLLHLTLSHDGVFLEKGQALSLLKRHRRANKGFLEEMLKGNLERECLEEICSYEEAFEALESTDQTDIFWSKYQVCQGLGKARTVLDACLEGNCALGLGQNYQGTISQTKSGIECQVWTSKYPHIPKFNATIYPNLIENYCRNPDNNSEGPWCYTRDPTVEREACPIPVCGEDRTTVPFTPRAAEPAPMEPCEPEKGMLYTGTLSVTVSGSKCLPWNSEKAKEVLHGKQVDPEVELQENYCRNPDRDDEGAWCVTNESPYFDYCDLHYCDSSLEDENQESEGLSGRSTLPKDFKPFFDEKTFGSGEADCGTRPLFEKKKITDKSERELLDSYTGRIVGGDDAEVGSSPWQVMLYKKSPQELLCGASLISDSWILTAAHCLFYPPWDKNLSTSDLLVRIGKHVRAKYEKNKEKIALLDRIIIHPKYNWKENMDRDIALMHLKRPISFSDYIHPVCLPTKEVVQRLMLAGYKGRVTGWGNLKETWATSPSNLPTVLQQVNVPIVDQSTCKASTRVKVTDNMFCAGYSPDALKRGDACEGDSGGPFVMKNPDDNRWYQVGIVSWGEGCDRDGKYGFYTHVFRLKKWIRKVIENQGR; encoded by the exons TTTTCCTGGAAAAGGGGCAGGCATTGTCACTGCTCAAGCGCCACCGACGTGCCAACAAGGGATTTCTAGAAGAGATGCTTAAGGGAAACCTGGAGCGAGAGTGCTTGGAGGAGATATGCAGTTATGAGGAGGCTTTCGAAGCCCTTGAATCCACCGATCAGACG GATATATTTTGGTCAAAATACCAAG TATGTCAGGGCCTGGGAAAGGCCAGGACAGTTCTGGATGCTTGTCTAGAAG GTAACTGCGCTCTTGGGCTGGGCCAGAACTATCAGGGAACAATTAGCCAAACCAAGTCTGGGATTGAATGTCAAGTGTGGACAAGCAAATATCCACATATTCCTAA ATTTAATGCCACCATTTATCCCAACCTCATTGAGAACTACTGCAGGAACCCAGACAACAACTCAGAAGGCCCATGGTGCTATACCCGAGACCCAACGGTAGAGCGGGAGGCGTGTCCCATCCCCGTGTGTG GTGAAGACAGAACAACAGTTCCATTCACTCCACGGGCTGCAGAACCTGCACCAATGGAACCTTGTGAACCAGAGAAAGGCATGCTTTACACAGGGACTCTCTCAGTCACTGTGTCTGGATCTAAGTGTCTACCATGGAACTCTGAGAAAGCCAAAGAGGTGCTCCATGGAAAACAAGTTGACCCAGaagtggagctgcaggagaattACTGTCGGAATCCAGACAGAGATGATGAGGGTGCCTGGTGTGTCACAAATGAATCGCCCTACTTTGACTACTGTGATCTGCACTACTGCG ACAGCTCGCTAGAGGATGAGAACCAAGAGTCTGAGGGACTATCAGGACGTTCTACTCTTCCAAAAGACTTCAAACCCTTCTTTGATGAAAAAACTTTTGGTTCAGGTGAAGCAG ATTGTGGCACTCGTCCTttatttgagaagaaaaagataacAGACAAAAGTGAGAGGGAGCTGTTGGATTCCTACACAGGAAGAATTGTTGGTGGGGATGATGCAGAAGTTGGCAGCTCCCCCTGGCAA GTGATGCTCTACAAAAAGtctcctcaggagctgctgtgtggtgCCAGCCTTATCAGTGACAGCTGGATCCTGACTGCTGCTCATTGTCTTTTTTATCCACCCTGGGACAAGAACTTAAGTACAAGTGACCTATTGGTGCGGATTGGCAAGCACGTAAGAGCAAA ATATGAAAAGAATAAAGAGAAGATTGCTCTGTTGGATAGAATAATCATCCATCCCAAGTACAACTGGAAAGAGAACATGGACCGAGACATCGCACTCATGCACTTAAAGAGACCCATCAGCTTCAGTGACTACATCCATCCTGTCTGCCTGCCTACCAAAGAAGTCGTGCAGAG GCTGATGCTGGCAGGTTACAAAGGGAGGGTAACTGGTTGGGGAAACTTGAAAGAAACATGGGCCACTAGCCCCTCCAACTTGCCCACAGTTCTGCAACAAGTCAATGTGCCCATTGTAGATCAAAGTACCTGCAAGGCATCCACCAGAGTCAAAGTCACTGACAACATGTTCTGTGCAG GTTACAGTCCTGATGCGCTAAAGAGAGGAGATGCCTGTgaaggggacagtgggggaccTTTTGTAATGAAG AACCCAGATGACAACCGTTGGTATCAAGTGGGAATAGTTTCATGGGGAGAAGGCTGTGACCGAGATGGCAAATATGGATTTTACACCCACGTATTCCGCCTGAAAAAGTGGATACGAAAAGTCATCGAAAATCAAGGGCGATAG